GCCCAAAGCGCGTCCACGAGCAGTAACCTCCAGCTCTGGTCTGTCGTGTCCGTCCAAGAACCTGACCGTCGCGAAGCCGTCGCCCGTCTGTGCGACGACCAAGAACACGTCCGTCGTGCACCCTGGTTTTTCGCTTTCTTTGCCGACCACCACCGTCTACGGTCTGCCGCCGTCCGGGTCGGCGAGAGATGTTCGGCCCTGGACACGACCGAATTCCTCACGATGGCCGTCATCGATGCCGCTCTCGCGGCCGAGCGGATGGCCTGTGCGGCAGAGTCGATGGGCCTTGGTCTGTGCTACATCGGCGCCCTGCGGAACGACGCGGCTGCGGTCAAGGACTTGTTCGGACTTCCCGAAGGCGTCTTCGGCGTCTTCGGCATGACTTTAGGGTGGCCCGTCGAGGGGCTGCAGGCCAAAGTCAAGCCCCGATTGGCTCAGTCGGCGGTCTGGTTCCGGGAGACGTATTCCGCAGACATCGATGTCAGCGAATACGACGAACGGATGCGCGCGTTCTACGTCCTGGAAGGGATGAAAGGCGAGGTCACATGGTCGATGCGGTCGGGTCGGCGGGCCGATGACAGCAAACTGACGGGTCGGGACCGGCTCAAGGCCTTCCTGGACGGGCAAGGCATGGACCGCCGCTGAACGTCCAAGGGCGACCGGCTCTGACCGTACACGGGCAGAGCCCGAAGAAGCTACTTGTCGTCTTCGCCTTTCCGCGCCCTCTCGTGAGCGGACTGAAAGGCGCTCTTTTGTTCCTCGGTCCAACCCGCAGCTTCGGCCTGCGCCGACTCTTTCGAAGCCTGAGGCTCCGGGGCGTCGGCGGGCTCATTGGCGCACCCTGACATCGCGAGCGGAACGGTCAAGAGGGCCGTCAGGGAGATCGTCCGGATCAGTCTTGCCACCACGTGACCCCGATCGCCTCAGGATAAGCGAGGAACGTACTGCACTTCCAGTTCTTGC
This genomic window from Armatimonadota bacterium contains:
- a CDS encoding NADPH-dependent oxidoreductase — encoded protein: MDETKGEAWSARYGQQGPEADGVPDAFFRHRSVRRYSDRAVPESVVVSLIGAAQSASTSSNLQLWSVVSVQEPDRREAVARLCDDQEHVRRAPWFFAFFADHHRLRSAAVRVGERCSALDTTEFLTMAVIDAALAAERMACAAESMGLGLCYIGALRNDAAAVKDLFGLPEGVFGVFGMTLGWPVEGLQAKVKPRLAQSAVWFRETYSADIDVSEYDERMRAFYVLEGMKGEVTWSMRSGRRADDSKLTGRDRLKAFLDGQGMDRR